A stretch of Aureispira sp. CCB-E DNA encodes these proteins:
- a CDS encoding thioredoxin domain-containing protein, protein MKKTNKLIHETSPYLQQHAYNPVDWHPWGEEALAKAKAEDKPILVSIGYSTCHWCHVMERESFENEAVADFMNEHFINIKVDREERPDVDAIYMEAVQLVQNGQGGWPLNCFLLPDGRPFFGGTYFPPQPAYQRASWIQVLQNLSKAYKERREDVEAQASQIVGYIQKAQTQFSNKIDIPKGEQVFDRKFVKDVFQRLAQNFDEENGGFGSAPKFPGTMPLQFCLNYYLAEGEKKALEQVLLSLDKMSNGGIYDHLGGGFARYTVDAAWLVPHFEKMLYDNALLVGLLAETYKLTTSPLYKQRIEETLTWVEREMSSEEGGFFAALDADSEGVEGKFYVWDKAEIDAVLGEDSKLFCAFYDVSEEGNWEEKNILNIPTDKTDFLKAHAINDTDFDLFLKNCRNKLLAARASRVRPGLDDKILLDWNMMMVTAYCKAYQALRIEQYKERALKALNFALRAFQIEEDSLHLYHSYKDGKAKHHAFLDDYAFLIEALIEMHLITQEIHYINLAKEYLDFVNNEFLDHQQHLYFFTSAKQQDIILHKKITYDGATPSGNATMLHNLQRLGVLLDATAYREQAVKMALMIKEQIREYPSSFGQWANALFLEVYPLKTVAVMGTKYAATIQDLLAKSFLNTFISTEATKAVRGLTIPKVTGETSIVVCKDYTCSLPVDTVDAALELLSE, encoded by the coding sequence ATGAAAAAGACCAACAAACTGATTCATGAAACGAGTCCTTACTTACAACAGCATGCATACAATCCAGTAGATTGGCACCCTTGGGGAGAAGAAGCACTGGCAAAGGCAAAAGCAGAAGACAAACCAATTTTAGTAAGTATAGGTTATTCTACTTGTCATTGGTGTCATGTCATGGAGCGGGAGTCTTTTGAAAATGAGGCTGTTGCTGATTTTATGAACGAGCATTTTATTAATATAAAAGTAGACAGAGAAGAACGTCCAGATGTTGATGCAATTTATATGGAGGCTGTTCAGTTGGTGCAGAATGGACAAGGAGGTTGGCCCTTAAACTGTTTTTTGTTACCAGACGGGCGCCCCTTTTTTGGTGGTACTTATTTTCCACCTCAACCCGCTTATCAAAGAGCCTCTTGGATACAAGTACTACAAAACTTATCCAAAGCTTATAAAGAAAGAAGGGAAGATGTTGAAGCACAAGCCAGTCAAATTGTAGGATATATTCAAAAAGCCCAAACACAGTTTTCTAATAAAATTGATATTCCAAAAGGCGAGCAAGTGTTTGATCGTAAGTTTGTTAAGGATGTTTTTCAGCGCTTGGCTCAGAATTTTGATGAAGAAAATGGTGGTTTTGGAAGTGCGCCAAAGTTTCCAGGAACCATGCCCTTGCAGTTTTGTTTGAATTACTATTTGGCAGAAGGAGAAAAAAAGGCTTTAGAACAGGTCTTACTTTCCTTAGATAAAATGTCCAATGGTGGTATCTACGATCATTTGGGAGGTGGCTTTGCTAGATATACAGTTGATGCTGCGTGGCTAGTGCCGCACTTTGAGAAAATGTTATATGATAATGCGCTCTTAGTTGGATTATTGGCAGAAACCTATAAATTAACGACTAGTCCCCTGTACAAACAGCGTATAGAGGAAACGTTGACTTGGGTAGAGCGAGAAATGTCGTCTGAAGAAGGGGGATTTTTTGCTGCTTTGGATGCAGATTCAGAGGGCGTTGAAGGTAAGTTTTATGTATGGGACAAAGCAGAAATTGATGCTGTTTTAGGAGAAGATAGCAAGTTGTTCTGTGCCTTTTATGACGTTTCTGAAGAAGGAAATTGGGAAGAAAAGAATATCTTAAATATACCGACAGATAAAACAGATTTTTTGAAAGCGCATGCGATAAACGATACGGATTTTGATTTATTCTTGAAAAACTGTCGAAACAAATTGCTAGCAGCTCGTGCGAGTAGAGTTCGTCCAGGTCTAGATGACAAAATTCTGTTGGATTGGAATATGATGATGGTAACGGCATATTGCAAAGCTTATCAAGCGCTGAGAATCGAACAATACAAAGAGCGGGCATTAAAAGCCTTGAATTTTGCGCTTCGTGCCTTCCAAATAGAAGAAGATAGTTTGCATCTGTATCATAGTTATAAAGATGGGAAAGCCAAGCATCATGCTTTTTTAGATGATTATGCTTTTTTAATCGAGGCACTCATAGAAATGCACCTTATTACGCAAGAAATTCATTATATCAACTTAGCAAAAGAGTATTTGGATTTTGTCAACAACGAATTCTTAGATCATCAGCAGCATTTGTATTTCTTTACTTCAGCTAAGCAGCAAGATATTATTTTACATAAAAAAATAACTTATGATGGGGCAACTCCTTCTGGAAATGCTACAATGTTACACAATTTGCAACGTTTAGGCGTACTATTAGATGCAACAGCATACAGGGAACAAGCTGTAAAAATGGCACTGATGATCAAAGAGCAAATAAGAGAGTATCCTTCTTCTTTTGGACAATGGGCAAATGCTTTGTTTTTGGAAGTATATCCTCTTAAAACGGTTGCTGTGATGGGGACAAAATATGCTGCAACCATTCAAGATTTGTTAGCTAAGTCATTTTTGAATACCTTTATTTCAACAGAAGCAACAAAAGCAGTAAGAGGTTTAACGATTCCCAAAGTTACGGGAGAGACCAGTATTGTGGTTTGTAAAGATTATACTTGTAGCCTACCTGTAGATACTGTGGACGCTGCTTTAGAATTGTTGTCGGAATAA
- a CDS encoding glycosyltransferase family 1 protein gives MKIAVNTRFLMPNKLEGIGWFTHETLKRWVEWHPEHEFIFIFDRPFSEEFIFADNVVGVQAFPPARHPILFYCWYEWAIPSILKRYQADVFVSPDGFMSLRTKVPTLMVLHDIAWKHFKKHVYYTAMKYYSYYVPKFVQAANQMATVSEFSKQDIVRAFNVDPAKIDVVYNGSHHNYQPLSEAEQEQIRMQYSNGKPYFLYVGSIHPRKNVPNLLRAFEAFKKQTNAPIQLLFAGRIMWQGGPVGELLATLSSQQDIVFLDYVPNELLPKIVASAFALTYVSLFEGFGIPILEAMYCDVPSITSNCSSMPEVAGKAGLLADPNSVESICEQMLVLWKTPGLRQKLVEEGRIQRQHFSWDLTAKRLWDSLEKVLPKTLE, from the coding sequence ATGAAAATAGCGGTTAATACTAGGTTCTTGATGCCCAATAAACTGGAAGGAATTGGATGGTTTACACATGAGACATTGAAACGTTGGGTAGAGTGGCATCCAGAGCATGAGTTTATTTTTATTTTTGATCGTCCTTTTTCAGAAGAATTTATTTTTGCAGATAATGTGGTTGGGGTACAAGCTTTTCCTCCTGCACGTCATCCTATCTTGTTCTATTGTTGGTACGAATGGGCAATTCCTAGTATCTTAAAGCGTTATCAGGCGGATGTATTTGTGTCTCCCGATGGCTTTATGTCTTTGAGAACCAAAGTGCCAACCTTAATGGTTTTGCATGATATTGCGTGGAAACATTTTAAGAAACACGTGTATTATACCGCCATGAAGTATTATAGCTATTACGTTCCTAAGTTTGTACAAGCAGCCAATCAGATGGCAACTGTTTCAGAATTCTCAAAACAAGATATTGTAAGAGCATTTAATGTTGACCCTGCTAAAATAGATGTTGTTTATAATGGCAGTCATCATAATTACCAACCATTATCAGAAGCAGAACAAGAACAGATACGAATGCAATATAGCAATGGAAAACCTTATTTTTTATACGTCGGTTCGATTCATCCACGCAAGAATGTACCTAATCTACTTCGTGCTTTTGAGGCGTTCAAAAAACAAACGAATGCTCCCATTCAGTTACTTTTTGCAGGGCGTATTATGTGGCAAGGAGGACCTGTGGGCGAATTGTTAGCAACCTTAAGTAGCCAACAAGATATTGTGTTTTTGGACTACGTTCCGAATGAATTATTGCCCAAAATTGTAGCTTCTGCCTTTGCATTGACTTATGTTTCACTCTTTGAAGGTTTTGGAATACCGATTTTGGAAGCTATGTATTGTGATGTGCCTAGTATAACTTCTAATTGTTCGTCTATGCCAGAGGTGGCAGGGAAGGCAGGTTTGTTGGCAGATCCGAATTCTGTTGAAAGTATTTGTGAGCAAATGCTTGTTTTGTGGAAAACTCCTGGTTTGCGTCAAAAACTAGTCGAAGAGGGAAGAATACAACGCCAACATTTTTCTTGGGACTTAACTGCCAAACGTTTGTGGGATAGTTTGGAAAAAGTGCTGCCCAAAACATTAGAATAA